In the Parasteatoda tepidariorum isolate YZ-2023 chromosome 3, CAS_Ptep_4.0, whole genome shotgun sequence genome, one interval contains:
- the LOC107449814 gene encoding protein TFG isoform X2 has protein sequence MAVNSYGGGGAEEGGYTQLDLSGKLIIKAQLGDDIRRIPIHNEDITYDELVLMMQRVFRGKLDANDEVLIKYRDEDGDLISIFDSSDLSFAIQCSRILKLTIFVNGQPAPMQSDEVKHIRTELQKIRNQVNQLIDQLEPRQAIPGSRVEGEKGAIVSQSNSTPNAAAPKEFDPLSSKEGGEGSRNKVATSFGLQEDARAGSPDSISSLGSSASQKQPQQQQQMQQGVPPPTSMYQNQPQPVYVPSQNPQHGPSPHHYFQGPTGSGPHQQPQSPASSVTGGFVPTPGAGYGSQPGQSYGNYQQSPQMQQAQFAQQQPSQSQQQQQQQQQQQQQMTQQLRSSPYAGPPTGAPAPSQAGGPSSYAGGPPTSQAYQGQMQYPAGYSPGPTGGPMPPTSTGPASGNPYSRGPTSGYPRPALPYQTGY, from the exons ATGGCTGTGAATTCGTATGGGGGAGGAGGTGCTGAAGAGGGTGGTTATACTCAACTAGATTTAAGtggaaaattaataatcaaagcTCAATTAGGTGATGATATCAGGCGTATTCCCATCCACAATGAAGATATCACATATGATGAATTGGTTTTGATGATGCAAAGAGTGTTTCGTGGAAAATTAGACGCAAACGATGAAGTTCTTATTAAATACAGAGATGAAG atggGGACTTAATCTCGATATTTGATAGTTCAGATTTATCCTTTGCTATTCAGTGCAGTAGGATATTAAAATTGACTATATTTG TTAATGGGCAACCTGCTCCAATGCAATCAGATGAAGTCAAACATATACGAACTGAGTTACAGAAGATAAGAAATCAAGTCAATCAATTAATAGATCAGTTAGAGCCTAGGCAAGCAATACCTGGATCAAGAGTTGAAGGTGAAAAag GTGCTATAGTGTCTCAATCAAACAGTACTCCCAATGCAGCTGCTCCTAAAGAGTTTGATCCTTTGTCATCTAAAGAAGGTGGTGAAGGCAGTAGAAATAAAGTTGCTACTTCTTTCGGCTTGCAAGAAG ATGCTCGAGCTGGCTCTCCTGATAGTATATCTAGTTTAGGTTCATCAGCAAGTCAAAAGCAAccacaacagcaacaacaaatgCAACAGGGTGTACCTCCTCCAACAAGCATGTACCAAAACCAACCTCAACCTGTATACGTACCTTCACAAAACCCACAACATGGCCCATCACCACATCACTATTTTCAAGGTCCTACTGGAAGTG gaCCTCATCAGCAACCTCAGTCGCCTGCTTCTAGTGTTACTGGTGGATTTGTTCCCACACCTGGTGCTGGATATGGTTCTCAACCAGGTCAAAGTTATGGCAATTATCAACAAAGCCCACAGATGCAACAGGCTCAATTTGCTCAACAGCAGCCTTCTCAATCTCAGCAACAGCAgcagcaacaacaacagcagCAGCAGCAAATGACtcaacaatt ACGTAGTAGCCCATATGCTGGACCTCCTACTGGTGCTCCAGCTCCAAGTCAGGCTGGTGGTCCCAGTTCCTATGCTGGAGGACCCCCTACTTCTCAAGCCTATCAAGGACAAATGCAATATCCTGCTGGTTATTCTCCTGGACCAACTGGTGGACCCATGCCACCAACAAGCACTGGACCTGCCTCTGGAAATCCTTATTCTCGAGGTCCTACTTCTGGATACCCCCGTCCTGCTCTGCCCTATCAAACAGGATATTAA
- the LOC107449814 gene encoding protein TFG isoform X1: MAVNSYGGGGAEEGGYTQLDLSGKLIIKAQLGDDIRRIPIHNEDITYDELVLMMQRVFRGKLDANDEVLIKYRDEDGDLISIFDSSDLSFAIQCSRILKLTIFVNGQPAPMQSDEVKHIRTELQKIRNQVNQLIDQLEPRQAIPGSRVEGEKGAIVSQSNSTPNAAAPKEFDPLSSKEGGEGSRNKVATSFGLQEVFDVIKQMLLNWKEYILHDARAGSPDSISSLGSSASQKQPQQQQQMQQGVPPPTSMYQNQPQPVYVPSQNPQHGPSPHHYFQGPTGSGPHQQPQSPASSVTGGFVPTPGAGYGSQPGQSYGNYQQSPQMQQAQFAQQQPSQSQQQQQQQQQQQQQMTQQLRSSPYAGPPTGAPAPSQAGGPSSYAGGPPTSQAYQGQMQYPAGYSPGPTGGPMPPTSTGPASGNPYSRGPTSGYPRPALPYQTGY, from the exons ATGGCTGTGAATTCGTATGGGGGAGGAGGTGCTGAAGAGGGTGGTTATACTCAACTAGATTTAAGtggaaaattaataatcaaagcTCAATTAGGTGATGATATCAGGCGTATTCCCATCCACAATGAAGATATCACATATGATGAATTGGTTTTGATGATGCAAAGAGTGTTTCGTGGAAAATTAGACGCAAACGATGAAGTTCTTATTAAATACAGAGATGAAG atggGGACTTAATCTCGATATTTGATAGTTCAGATTTATCCTTTGCTATTCAGTGCAGTAGGATATTAAAATTGACTATATTTG TTAATGGGCAACCTGCTCCAATGCAATCAGATGAAGTCAAACATATACGAACTGAGTTACAGAAGATAAGAAATCAAGTCAATCAATTAATAGATCAGTTAGAGCCTAGGCAAGCAATACCTGGATCAAGAGTTGAAGGTGAAAAag GTGCTATAGTGTCTCAATCAAACAGTACTCCCAATGCAGCTGCTCCTAAAGAGTTTGATCCTTTGTCATCTAAAGAAGGTGGTGAAGGCAGTAGAAATAAAGTTGCTACTTCTTTCGGCTTGCAAGAAG TTTTTGATGTTATTAAGCAGATGCTTCTAAATTggaaagaatatattttgcatg ATGCTCGAGCTGGCTCTCCTGATAGTATATCTAGTTTAGGTTCATCAGCAAGTCAAAAGCAAccacaacagcaacaacaaatgCAACAGGGTGTACCTCCTCCAACAAGCATGTACCAAAACCAACCTCAACCTGTATACGTACCTTCACAAAACCCACAACATGGCCCATCACCACATCACTATTTTCAAGGTCCTACTGGAAGTG gaCCTCATCAGCAACCTCAGTCGCCTGCTTCTAGTGTTACTGGTGGATTTGTTCCCACACCTGGTGCTGGATATGGTTCTCAACCAGGTCAAAGTTATGGCAATTATCAACAAAGCCCACAGATGCAACAGGCTCAATTTGCTCAACAGCAGCCTTCTCAATCTCAGCAACAGCAgcagcaacaacaacagcagCAGCAGCAAATGACtcaacaatt ACGTAGTAGCCCATATGCTGGACCTCCTACTGGTGCTCCAGCTCCAAGTCAGGCTGGTGGTCCCAGTTCCTATGCTGGAGGACCCCCTACTTCTCAAGCCTATCAAGGACAAATGCAATATCCTGCTGGTTATTCTCCTGGACCAACTGGTGGACCCATGCCACCAACAAGCACTGGACCTGCCTCTGGAAATCCTTATTCTCGAGGTCCTACTTCTGGATACCCCCGTCCTGCTCTGCCCTATCAAACAGGATATTAA
- the LOC122270557 gene encoding uncharacterized protein, giving the protein MNGNISTSNKEHVDLTNSNNNAHNVQENLEEFDYSKISDEIDAIADYLEQLSEEVTKMQVESAVANIELVSMIENMDFESKLEEVKKMYEDYVKEKGTELQK; this is encoded by the exons ATGAATGGTAATATTTCCACATCGAATAAAGAACATGTTGATCTTAcgaattctaataataat GCACATAATGTACAGGAAAACCTGGAAGAAtttgattattcaaaaatatcagaTGAAATTGATGCAATAGCAGATTATCTCGAGCAATTATCAGAAGAAGTGACAAAAATGcaag TGGAGAGTGCTGTAGCAAATATTGAGTTAGTCAGCATGATTGAAAATATGGACTTTGAAAGCAAACtggaagaagttaaaaaaatgtatgaagatTATGTGAAAGAGAAAGGAActgaattgcaaaaataa